A single region of the Kiritimatiellia bacterium genome encodes:
- the infB gene encoding translation initiation factor IF-2, whose product VKGPIVVKEFAEQLGLKPNLLIAELMTMNVFASINERIEFKVAQQLASRHGASIEHEKKAPEPKPVKKVEPKVEEPRPEDIRPRPPVVTFLGHVDHGKTSLLDRIRHSKVVQSEDGGITQHIGAYMVTYREHPITFLDTPGHAAFTAMRARGANLTDVAVLVVAADDGVMPQTKEALQHARAAGVCIMVAINKIDLKTAVVDRVKRQLQHEGLAPEDWGGQTICCPVSATTGEGIDHLLEMILLQAEMLELKGNTRRPARGFVIEARLEAGSGPTANLLVKEGTLSVGDAVVCGRCWGRIKALINDQGIKVRTAGPSVPVKCLGLNGVPEPGMEFLVYANDREARAIAEQREAASRLQAISAPRRASLDDLLKPAEARPRTELALVLKADVQGSLEAIRQALSGIKSDKVTLRIALAGVGNITGNDVLLASASDAIVVGFHVSKEDGVGALAKREGVEIRLYSVIYQLLDEVRDAMAGLLEPVIKEQVLGHAEIRQVFEIGKKGNVAGCMVVDGRITSHARARVKRADDVLYEGAVVSLKRFQDDASEVREGLECGIRLDRFTDFKPGDVIECYEVQKIEQPL is encoded by the coding sequence GTCAAGGGGCCCATCGTCGTCAAGGAGTTCGCCGAGCAGCTGGGCCTGAAGCCCAACCTGTTGATCGCCGAGCTGATGACGATGAACGTGTTCGCGTCGATCAACGAGCGCATCGAGTTCAAGGTGGCGCAGCAACTGGCCTCCCGGCACGGCGCTTCGATCGAGCACGAGAAAAAGGCGCCCGAGCCGAAGCCGGTCAAGAAGGTTGAGCCGAAGGTCGAGGAGCCGCGCCCGGAGGACATCCGTCCCCGGCCGCCCGTCGTGACGTTCCTCGGGCACGTGGACCACGGAAAGACTTCGCTCCTCGATCGCATCCGCCACAGCAAGGTGGTGCAGTCCGAGGACGGCGGCATCACGCAGCACATCGGCGCCTACATGGTGACCTACCGTGAGCATCCGATCACGTTCCTGGATACGCCGGGCCACGCCGCGTTCACGGCCATGCGCGCCCGCGGGGCGAACCTGACGGACGTCGCCGTGCTGGTGGTGGCCGCGGATGACGGGGTGATGCCCCAGACGAAGGAAGCGCTCCAGCATGCCCGGGCGGCCGGCGTATGCATCATGGTGGCCATCAACAAGATCGATCTCAAGACCGCCGTCGTGGACCGCGTCAAGCGCCAGCTCCAGCATGAGGGCCTGGCGCCCGAGGACTGGGGCGGGCAGACGATTTGCTGCCCGGTCAGCGCGACCACGGGCGAAGGCATCGACCACCTGCTGGAAATGATCCTCCTCCAGGCCGAGATGCTGGAGCTCAAGGGCAACACGCGGCGGCCGGCGCGGGGGTTTGTGATCGAGGCGCGCCTCGAGGCCGGCAGCGGTCCGACGGCGAACCTGCTGGTGAAGGAGGGCACGCTTTCGGTGGGCGATGCCGTGGTTTGCGGCCGCTGCTGGGGGCGGATCAAGGCGCTGATCAACGACCAGGGCATCAAGGTGCGGACGGCGGGCCCGTCGGTGCCGGTGAAGTGCCTGGGCCTGAACGGCGTGCCGGAGCCCGGCATGGAATTCCTGGTGTACGCGAACGATCGCGAGGCGCGGGCCATCGCGGAACAACGGGAGGCCGCCAGCCGGCTCCAGGCCATTTCGGCGCCGCGCCGGGCCTCGCTGGACGACCTGCTCAAGCCGGCGGAGGCGCGACCGCGCACCGAGCTGGCGCTCGTTCTGAAGGCCGACGTGCAGGGCTCGCTGGAGGCCATCCGGCAGGCGCTGTCGGGGATCAAGAGCGACAAGGTCACCCTCCGGATCGCGCTGGCGGGCGTCGGCAACATCACGGGGAACGACGTGCTCCTCGCCAGCGCCTCCGACGCGATCGTCGTCGGGTTCCACGTGAGCAAGGAGGACGGCGTCGGGGCCCTGGCGAAGCGGGAGGGCGTGGAGATCCGGCTCTACAGCGTGATCTACCAGCTGCTCGACGAGGTGCGCGACGCGATGGCGGGGCTGCTCGAACCCGTGATCAAGGAGCAGGTGCTCGGCCATGCCGAAATCCGGCAGGTTTTCGAGATCGGCAAGAAAGGCAACGTGGCCGGTTGCATGGTCGTGGACGGCCGCATTACGTCCCATGCCCGCGCCCGCGTGAAACGGGCGGACGACGTGCTCTACGAGGGCGCGGTGGTCTCCTTGAAGCGGTTCCAGGACGACGCCTCCGAAGTCCGCGAGGGCCTGGAATGCGGCATCCGGCTGGATCGCTTCACCGATTTCAAGCCGGGCGACGTCATCGAGTGTTACGAAGTCCAGAAGATCGAGCAGCCGCTTTAA
- the rbfA gene encoding 30S ribosome-binding factor RbfA, producing the protein MSHQRMVRVNELLKREVAAALFRVVNEAGFDLTAVTVTGVEVGSDLRTAVVRVSIRDHRGEREHMLQLLKKHRADIQEILHRHVILKYTPRLTFELDESIERGDRVLGILHQMENAGELGEGGGPGSPAS; encoded by the coding sequence ATGAGTCATCAGCGCATGGTCAGAGTCAACGAGCTGCTCAAGCGCGAGGTGGCCGCCGCGCTGTTCCGCGTCGTGAACGAGGCCGGGTTCGACCTGACCGCCGTGACGGTCACGGGGGTCGAGGTCGGCAGCGACTTGAGGACGGCGGTCGTGCGCGTGTCCATCCGGGACCATCGCGGGGAGCGGGAGCACATGCTCCAGCTCCTGAAAAAACACCGAGCCGACATCCAGGAAATCCTGCATCGCCACGTGATCCTCAAGTACACGCCCCGCCTCACCTTCGAGCTGGATGAATCGATCGAGCGCGGCGACCGGGTGCTGGGCATCCTGCACCAGATGGAGAACGCCGGGGAGCTGGGCGAGGGCGGCGGGCCCGGGAGCCCGGCGTCATGA
- the truB gene encoding tRNA pseudouridine(55) synthase TruB, with product MNGPSRRPPPGRYSGPPPVIEPWEGLLLVDKPPGMTSHDVVDAVRRHFGFRKVGHGGTLDPMATGLLVILLGRGTKLSDRVMASDKTYEGTLKLGVTTDTEDVDGKVLAEADWTSVTQAQVEQQMACRVGDLMQTPPMVSAVKKQGVPLYKLARKGQTVEREPRLIHVYEFRLLAFEPPRARFVLRCTKGTYVRTLCADIGRALGCGAFLESLRRTQSGALTVDSAAPLDDILRMNEDQVAERVLPLHGLLAEGPPG from the coding sequence ATGAACGGCCCCTCGCGACGCCCCCCGCCGGGCCGGTACTCCGGACCCCCGCCCGTCATCGAGCCGTGGGAGGGGCTCCTGCTGGTGGACAAGCCCCCGGGCATGACCTCGCACGATGTCGTGGACGCCGTCCGCCGGCATTTCGGCTTCAGGAAGGTCGGCCATGGCGGGACCCTGGACCCGATGGCCACGGGCCTGCTGGTCATCCTGCTCGGGCGCGGCACCAAGCTGTCCGACCGCGTGATGGCCTCCGACAAGACCTACGAGGGCACCCTGAAGCTGGGTGTGACGACGGACACGGAGGACGTGGACGGGAAGGTCCTGGCCGAGGCGGATTGGACCTCCGTGACGCAGGCGCAGGTGGAGCAGCAGATGGCCTGCCGGGTGGGCGATCTCATGCAGACGCCGCCGATGGTCTCGGCCGTCAAGAAGCAGGGCGTCCCGCTCTACAAGCTGGCCCGCAAGGGGCAGACCGTGGAGCGCGAGCCGCGCCTGATCCACGTCTACGAGTTCCGGCTGCTGGCGTTCGAGCCGCCCCGGGCGCGTTTCGTCCTGCGGTGCACCAAGGGCACCTACGTGCGGACCCTCTGCGCCGACATCGGCCGCGCGCTGGGCTGCGGGGCGTTCCTGGAATCGCTGCGCCGCACGCAATCCGGAGCGCTGACGGTGGACAGCGCCGCGCCGCTGGACGATATTCTACGCATGAACGAGGACCAGGTGGCGGAGCGGGTCCTGCCGTTGCATGGCCTGCTGGCGGAAGGACCTCCGGGATGA